In Deltaproteobacteria bacterium, the genomic window CGCGAAAGAACGGCCCCGCCGAACGCTCGATCTCTCTCAGCGCCCCTCTCTTCGCGGACGCCTCGGTGAGCTTCGGCGGCGCGTCCGCCACGGCGGCCTCGGGGGTCGTGCACACCGGCGAGATCACCATGGTGGCCCGGGACAGCTTCCCGGAGGGCCTCCTGGACGAGGGCCCCACCAGGGCCAATTCCTCACCGCGGGTCGCGGCCCGCGGCGAGGAGCGGGAGCTCGCGCACCGCGGCCTCGAGGCCAGCTCGCCCGAGCTCACCGACGTGGGGCCGGACCTCTCCGCCGCGCTCGCGCCTACAGATCCGTCGGCGGCGTCGCTCTCCGCGCGGGAGCGTCGGGAGCGCCTCTTCGAGGACGAGACGCGCGTCATTCGCTCTCAGAAGCCGCGGGGGCGCGCCCAGGCCGTGGAGGACCCGGAGGACCCGGCGGATCCGGCGGAGGAGCGCCCGGAGGCAGCACCCTCCCCGGCTGAGCCCGCCCGACCGCGACCGCGGCCTGCTCGTGCGGAGTCGCCGGCAGCCCCGGCGCCGCCGCGCCCGGAGGCCGACGACACGGAGGAGTCGCCGGCCGGGCGCCCCGAAGAGGCCGCCCTCGACGAGCCGTTCGAGCTCCCGCGCCGACGTCGCGCGCGCGCTACCCCGAGGGTCTCGCTCCCCCGCCGCGCTCGGGCCGTGCTCGGCGACCGGCAGGCGCTCCAGCGCCTTCTGCCGCTCTTCGCGCTCTCGTTCGCCGCACTGGGCGGGATACTGGTGGCCATCTGGGTCGCGCGATCGAACGACCCCGTCGGTCGAGGCGCCGCTCTCCTCTCCGATGGAGGCCGGCAGCCGGGCACACCGCCCGAGACCCTCCCCTCAGGAGGACGGCGCTTCGCCGACGCCGCCGCCGCGTGGGCCCCTCCGGACGCGAGCCCCAGCGCCCCCGCCGACGCCGCCACCGCGGTCCCGAGCCCCGATGGCAGCCTCGAGTCCACCCCCCGGCCTACCGCACCCGGACGGCGCATCGGCTACCTCACCGTGAACGCCACCCCGCGCGCTCGCGTCTACCTCGACGGCCGCTCCACGGGACGTCTCACGCCGCTCGTCGGGTACGC contains:
- a CDS encoding serine/threonine protein kinase: MPPEQFGKYTLLSRLGYGGMAEVFLARTTSVGGFEKQVAIKRLLPFCTQDKQTVDLLADEAKITVRLTHPNIVQVFDFGRVADSYYIAMEYVDGLDLKSIVELDEHSSQSLPVELAAHVVISILDALDFAHHRTDDGGRPMGIIHRDVTPHNVLISRHGHIKLTDFGVARAAISSHVSVVGDIRGKFSYMPPEQACGGEIDHRVDIFAAGAILYELLSGKQPFRSTSSGQQMVALHHQVEPPSRVNPTLPPELDEVTLRALERDPRRRYASAKAFASALRRHLEERGAYDPLRTTQTLAERVQRRAEALLAARKNGPAERSISLSAPLFADASVSFGGASATAASGVVHTGEITMVARDSFPEGLLDEGPTRANSSPRVAARGEERELAHRGLEASSPELTDVGPDLSAALAPTDPSAASLSARERRERLFEDETRVIRSQKPRGRAQAVEDPEDPADPAEERPEAAPSPAEPARPRPRPARAESPAAPAPPRPEADDTEESPAGRPEEAALDEPFELPRRRRARATPRVSLPRRARAVLGDRQALQRLLPLFALSFAALGGILVAIWVARSNDPVGRGAALLSDGGRQPGTPPETLPSGGRRFADAAAAWAPPDASPSAPADAATAVPSPDGSLESTPRPTAPGRRIGYLTVNATPRARVYLDGRSTGRLTPLVGYALPPGAHRIRVYYLSARRYSKPRWLTVRPSELTTMVFRDRSARP